agtcatatgttggataattattctcatagttcttgagttgcctagaagtgTAAgagatcaccttgccatgtttcATTACTTCACACCCAAGTCTAACCCCATCACAATACACAAAAAACCCAACCATACCCTCTAGTAAGGTCAATACCAGTGACGTGGTCAACCTTTCTTCAACTCTTGAAAACTCTTTTCACGAGCATCATACCACTGGAATTTAGCTGCCTTCGTCAATTTTGTCAATGGAGATGCAAGAGAAGAAAATACCTTTACAAACcatctgtaatacccagctaagcccaagaaactacaaATCTCAACACGAGTTGTAGGCCTAGGAAAATTCTTCACAGttgcaatcttctgaggatcgaCCTTGATTCcctctctagagacaacatgtcTGAAGATAGTGATAGAATAGAGCCATAACTCACATTTCAAAAACATTGCATACAACCTATGCTGATAGtgagtctgcaaaactgccctgtgatgatcggcatggtcctcttgaCTTTGTGAATAcgccaggatgtcatcaatgaatgtTATCACAAGGTGTCGATGAAAGGTTTGAAGAGTGGATTTATAATATCCATGAAAGTATTGGGGCATtcatcagcccaaaagacatcactagaaactcaaagtgcccataccgagtcttgacagttattttcggaatatcctgctctcTGATCTTCAGCTTGTGATACCCCAATCTTATGTCAATCTCGGAGAAGTACTTGGCTCATGCAAATGATAAAACAAGTCATTTTATTGTTGGCAACGGGggcttattcttgattgtaaccttgttgagctgctaatagtcaatacacatcctcaatgaCCCATCATTCTTCCTTATAAAGaaaattggtgcaccccaagatgacacactcggtcagatgaaacctttctctagcaaatccttTAACTGTTCCTTCAGTACATTCAATTCTGCCAGAGTCATTCTATAGGGTGATATTGATATAGGCTACGTACCTGGCAACACATTGATCCCTAAAcgaatctccctgtctggtggagCCTAGGAAGCTCATCAagaaagacctctggaaattcaaTCACAACCGGCACAGACTCAAGTATTGGTGCCTCAGCCTCAATGTGTGTGACTcagaccaaatggtagatacatcCCTAGCTGATCATCTTCGCGGCCTTAAGTTAAGAAaaaaacctaccctttggcacaaCATCACCCCCCTTCAACTCAATGACTGGCTTGCACAGAAACTCAAACCTGACGATTCTAGTTCGACAATCAACCTTGAAGAAACATGAATAAAGCTAGTCCATGCCCATTATCACATAAAAATCCACCATCCCCAAtccaatgagatcggccatggtgtctcgACCATGTACTGTGGCAACACATCCCTATAAACGCACgtggccacaatagactcaccaactggagtGGATATAGAGAACAACTCACAAAGTTGTTCCGATTCTATTCtgaattccatagcaacataaagagtgatatatgataaggtggaaccagGATCAGCAAGAGCATACACATCGTAAGATTGGACAGTTACTATATCTATGACGACATCTAGAAAATCCTATGCACTGTAGTGGCCCCTCATGGCATAGAACCTACTAGGTCATCCCTAACCCTATGAACCCCTAGCTACAGCATGCCATGTGGGTGTCGAAGTACCTCGAGCCGGAAGAGGTGTTGCAGAAGTAGTAGCTGCTGAATTGGCcggttgtgccatacccctaaCAACATTCTGATAGGACGAATGGTAGtctctctgaatatgacccctgaGACCACACCCGTAGCATTTTGGAAGATCTATTTAACAAACTCATGAGtacatcttcccacacctagggcagGAGGGCCTCTGATGCGACAGAAATCTCCCGCTTGACTGACCATGCTGATAAGATATTCTATTGCCCTGACTTGGCCTGAAATGACTCCACTTCTGCTGACTGGGCCTTAATGGAGGTGTATTGGCTAAATATTAAGAAAAGGACTTTGTCGGTTTAGATGACCCTTCCCGGAACATCTTCTTTCCACCACTACCACCACTAGAAGAACCATCAAAGCTACATGCGGATCAAGCCTTCTTGTTACCATCTTGCACCATTATGTTCTTCAATAATCGGGTCTCCGCGGCTTGATTAAATGCCATCATCTTCCCATAATTCATATTAGAGTTTAAGGCGGTTGTAGCGGCCTCGTTGATAACAAAAAGGCTAAGGCTATGCACAAAACCTGCGAACCTTAACCTCCATAGTGGTCAACATATAGATAGTATGCCTGGAAAGAACTGTGAACCACAGATGGTAGTCCCACACACTCATACTATCTTTCTTCAAGTTCTCAAACTCGGCGACACATGCTGTCctagtgtaaggccccgtaaaattttacctagaaCCTGGGGTTTCGTGGTGTTGAGGTAGGTAAATGTGTTTTAAGGTTGTAGATAATCTTTGCAGTGAGATTGCTCGCCGCGATACATACTTTTTGGGTCGTGCAATGCTTTGGGGATTCGGAAGAATAATGTTTCAAGATATGGTATTTCtacggtcaactatgcgaccgcaaaaccactTCGCAGACTGCGGAACTACCGCATAGTGCAACAGAAAAAAGCAAATTTTTGGAGGTCAatttgtggtccattatgcgaccacataattaTTTTGCGGGCCACACATCCATCACATATACAACAGGGAGAAATTCCAGAGGGAGATTTTGCGGtacgttatgcgaccgcataactgttctactGACTGCATAACAGCTGTAGACTCGATCAGGCCAGCCCAATTGTTGGGACCATTTTTGCGGTCcactttgtggaccgcatattTATTTTGTGGTCGGTCTGCATTCGCAGACCCGGATCGGAGGCTTAAGTTTGAGAAAATTTTACCAGACCCCGTTTTTATAAAAAGACTTTGAGGGTGATTTTGGCTTGTTTAATGGTTGTTCTAGAGAGAGGAGGAGTGTTTTAGAGAGGTATCAAGAAGCTCCCACCATCCTACTAATCATCCCTTGCTCAAGCCTTGGAATTGAATAAGGAAAGTTAATAAGGTCTCCTTCTAAGAGGTAAGGATCTACACTCTAGCTCACACCTTTTGAATTGGGCTGAATATGGGTAATAAGAGGCATGAATCTGGGGTTTGAAGTTAGTTATTGTGCATGCATGTGCTAAAAATGGTGGTATGGGAGTTGTTGAAATGATTTGGGTGAGATAGGGACTTGGGCATTAGCTGTGAGATGAAGGATTCCAATCCCAGAACCTTGTAGTCAACAtacacacctaatgtttgatgaAATACTTAAA
This region of Nicotiana tomentosiformis chromosome 4, ASM39032v3, whole genome shotgun sequence genomic DNA includes:
- the LOC138909709 gene encoding uncharacterized mitochondrial protein AtMg00860-like — translated: MPQYFHGYYKSTLQTFHRHLVITFIDDILAYSQSQEDHADHHRAVLQTHYQHRLYAMFLKCELWLYSITIFRHVVSREGIKVDPQKIATVKNFPRPTTRVEICSFLGLAGYYRWFVKVFSSLASPLTKLTKAAKFQWYDAREKSFQELKKG